Genomic DNA from Halobaculum sp. CBA1158:
TACGGGACCGACGAGCAGTGCGAGGAGTACGTCCGCCCGGTCGCCGAGGGCGACCAGATATCCGGGCTCGCGGTGTCGGAGCCCCAGACGGGGTCGGACCTCGCGGGCATGACCACGAAGGCGGAGAAGGTCGACGGCGGCTACGAGATCACCGGCGAGAAGTACTGGGTCGGCAACGCCGTCGAGGGCGACTGGCTCACGCTGTACGCGAAGACCGGCGACTCCGAGGACCGCTACGGGAACTACTCGCTGTTCATCGTCGAGACGGACCGCGACGGCTACGAGGCCGAGCACATCCCCGAGAAGATGGGGATGCGCGCCTCGAAGCAGGGCCACATCGTCATGGAGGACTGCTTCGTCCCCGAGGAGAACCTCATCGGCGCGGAGGGCGGCGGCTTCTACATGCTCGCGGACTTCTTCAACCACGGCCGGGTCGTCGTCGGCGGCCACGGCATCGGGCTCGCCGCCGCGGCCATCGAGGAGGCGTGGGAGTTCGTCCACGACCGCGAGGCGTTCAGCCGAAACATCTCTGAGTTCCAGTCGGTCCAGCACGACCTCGCCGACATGCGCACGGAGTTCGAGGCCGCGCGGTCGCTCAACTGGCGCGCCGCCGAGAAGCTCCACGAGGGCGACAACGCCGGCCTCTGGGCCGCGATGGCGAAGCTCAACTCGACGGAGACGGCCGTCGACTGCGCCGAGCGCGGGATGCAACTGCACGGCGGACGCTCGATCCTGACGGAGCGCCGTATCGCACGCGTCTACCGCGACGTGCGCATCCCCGTCATCTACGAGGGGGCCAGCGAGGTCCAGCGCAACCTCGTGTACCGGCAGAGCAACTAACGGGCGCATCCGAGACCC
This window encodes:
- a CDS encoding acyl-CoA dehydrogenase family protein yields the protein MNTDLGLLDESLVPEHARDVKREAREFAEEHIAPVAQEHFEADDYPWEVLEAGQEAGLVGQDIPEEYGGRGLDIYQMLAIAEEFYRADAGIGLTMMLASFGNELVYDYGTDEQCEEYVRPVAEGDQISGLAVSEPQTGSDLAGMTTKAEKVDGGYEITGEKYWVGNAVEGDWLTLYAKTGDSEDRYGNYSLFIVETDRDGYEAEHIPEKMGMRASKQGHIVMEDCFVPEENLIGAEGGGFYMLADFFNHGRVVVGGHGIGLAAAAIEEAWEFVHDREAFSRNISEFQSVQHDLADMRTEFEAARSLNWRAAEKLHEGDNAGLWAAMAKLNSTETAVDCAERGMQLHGGRSILTERRIARVYRDVRIPVIYEGASEVQRNLVYRQSN